The Cucurbita pepo subsp. pepo cultivar mu-cu-16 chromosome LG08, ASM280686v2, whole genome shotgun sequence genome contains a region encoding:
- the LOC111800232 gene encoding NAC domain-containing protein 96-like: protein MAAIDEFPFLSSLPVGCGFRPTEEELITHYLKNKILGQEFLVRFIKEIDLYKFDPEQLPDKSYFPSSNFEWFFFRANTSNNKRTTATGGWRSTGDPRRIKARETNEVIATCHIYVFHRGKGGNAIKTNWVIHEYKLHTLTDITSQPFIIFRLKKNAEERHVSIRDQEDGQNSTVASHRTKKVKRGGEIREINRDEQSICKPLGSCTQQPVNAYDDNGEVNMQPIQLGDGDSAYGNMTEFINKTVIWDDIFNHEVTSNMCGSLRRSEPQPGLMDTQQSESQLDYLRNFVHDDKNWDEMTSNNQEWEGMYCQFQGGFSSETNSNTAFGLPYNHTMKRLERTPLPPRRLRLSDVEKHIEIGNSPQLSGTDSNNELKSEAGNKATKWATAQHCCSSKNRFSYILTTKRIHHNSTLPSLVYVAKALLGVVVLVMFAQDVLLYRYRR from the exons ATGGCCGCTATCGATGAATTTccgtttctttcttcattgcCGGTTGGTTGTGGTTTCCGCCCCACGGAGGAGGAGCTCATTACCCACTACCTGAAGAACAAGATTCTTGGGCAGGAGTTTCTTGTTAGATTTATCAAGGAGATTGATCTGTACAAGTTCGATCCCGAGCAACTCCCAG ACAAATCGTATTTCccttcttcaaattttgagtgGTTTTTCTTCCGGGCCAACACCTCCAACAATAAAAGAACCACGGCTACTGGCGGCTGGAGATCCACCGGTGATCCCCGCCGAATCAAGGCTCGAGAAACCAACGAAGTGATCGCAACTTGTCACATTTATGTGTTCCATCGAGGCAAGGGAGGCAATGCTATAAAGACCAATTGGGTGATACACGAGTATAAGCTTCACACACTTACAGACATCACTTCCCAG CCATTCATCATTTTtcgattgaagaaaaatgcaGAAGAGAGACATGTTTCAATACGTGACCAAGAAGATGGACAGAACAGTACCGTTGCTTCTCACCGGACTAAGAAAGTCAAACGGGGAGGAGAAATCCGGGAG ATAAACAGAGACGAACAATCGATCTGTAAGCCCCTAGGGAGTTGTACCCAACAACCTGTCAATGCTTATGATGATAATGGTGAAGTAAATATGCAACCAATACAGCTTGGAGATGGAGATTCTGCATATGGAAATATGACAGAGTTTATTAACAAGACAGTAATTTGGGATGATATCTTCAATCATGAAGTGACCTCAAATATGTGCGGGTCCCTACGACGTTCCGAACCACAACCAGGTTTAATGGATACCCAACAATCTGAGAGTCAACTTGATTACTTGAGGAATTTCGTCCACGATGATAAAAACTGGGACGAGATGACATCAAACAATCAAGAATGGGAAGGCATGTATTGTCAATTTCAAGGTGGATTTAGTAGCGAGACTAACTCCAATACGGCCTTTGGCTTGCCG TATAATCACACTATGAAAAGGTTGGAAAGAACCCCCCTCCCTCCAAGGCGTTTGCGGCTCAGTGATGTAGAAAAACATATAGAAATTGGCAATTCACCGCAGCTATCAGGGACAGATTCTAATAATGAGCTGAAAAGTGAAGCGGGCAACAAAGCAACCAAGTGGGCAACCGCTCAACATTGCTGTTCTTCAAAAAATCGGTTCTCCTATATCCTAACTACCAAACGCATTCACCACAACTCCACTCTCCCCTCACTGGTCTATGTTGCTAAAGCGTTGCTAGGCGTCGTGGTGCTTGTAATGTTTGCCCAAGATGTGCTGCTATACCGATACAGGCGCTGA